Proteins encoded in a region of the Zea mays cultivar B73 chromosome 2, Zm-B73-REFERENCE-NAM-5.0, whole genome shotgun sequence genome:
- the LOC109944060 gene encoding uncharacterized protein has protein sequence MAGVGASLVVRRGSSRRRFPVADSRLETSFVAFLVFHGCGGRSDGAGGERRAGGAGVAAGASEMRGLDLGQWVGARLAHLCSDLPSRGHVPAPASWRIRPRRMTRVSLPGAGTTACLAGRRLARRAAMDASAWSGGGPAGWPLRRLLWCARQHLRSAASQLLLSDLTDGGAAPFVVGGELRDTHV, from the coding sequence ATGGCTGGGGTGGGGGCGTCTTTGGTGGTGCGGCGCGGCAGCTCCCGGCGGCGCTTTCCGGTGGCAGACAGTCGGTTGGAGACCAGTTTCGTGGCCTTCCTCGTCTTCCATGGCTGTGGTGGACGGTCCGACGGTGCTGGTGGTGAGCGGCGGGCTGGTGGTGCGGGTGTTGCTGCTGGCGCCAGTGAGATGCGCGGGCTAGATCTGGGGCAGTGGGTTGGTGCTCGGCTTGCCCATCTGTGCTCCGACCTCCCTTCCCGTGGGCACGTTCCGGCGCCGGCATCTTGGCGGATCCGGCCGAGGAGGATGACGAGGGTGTCGCTGCCGGGGGCAGGCACAACGGCGTGTTTGGCGGGCCGCAGGTTAGCTCGGCGCGCGGCCATGGATGCGTCGGCTTGGAGCGGCGGTGGGCCAGCGGGGTGGCCCCTGCGGCGCCTGCTGTGGTGCGCTCGCCAGCACCTTAGATCCGCCGCGTCGCAGCTGCTCCTGTCAGATCTGACTGACGGGGGTGCGGCGCCATTTGTCGTTGGCGGCGAGTTGCGTGACACTCACGTCTAG